From Thermococcus barophilus MP:
CCTGTATGAACAAGAATATAATGGACTCCCATCTTTTCAAGTTCTTTGGCTCTTTTGACCTTATCTTTAACTCCAATTAGGTCAACCATTACCTTTATCCCATATTTTCTCGCTACCATAAGGGCATCTCTTATTGTTTTATTGTCAGCAACTCCTAAAATAGAGACGACATCTGCTCCATGCCTCGCTGCCATTTCAACCTCTAATGCTCCGGTATCCATAGTTTTTAGATCAGCTACTATTTTTCTATCAGGAAAACGCCTTTTCATCAGTTCAACTGCCCTCATTCCCTCTTTTTTAATAAGTGGAGTTCCAACCTCGAGCCAATGGGCACCGCCGCGAGCAGCTTTTTCTGCTATAGAAATAGCCTGTTCAATATCAGTCAAATCCAAAGCAACTTGCAGAATCATCTTGAACTCCTCCGAATATTTTCTTAGAGCTTCCACCTTAACATCAATTGCACACTTTTTAACTTTAACTCTCAAAATTTTTGACAAGAATTTGCAAACATAATTAAATAATTATTTGATTACTTAATTGTGTGTCAAGTGAAAACAGACAACAGTGGACTAAGTTTAAAAAGAGTTCACTGAATTAAATCTTGGGAATTACGATGGTTACATTTATTCCGTTTGGAGAAAAACCAAATAGAGAGGGCGTCATGTATGTTCTCAACTTTCTTCAAAAAAACAAGCTTATTGAGGATTACATGGTTGTTGAATCAAATACCATTGAACTGCTTTCTGAGAGATTACCCGTGGATGAGGCATACATAATTGGTGATCATCTTGCAACATATGGAATACTTCAAAAGCTAAAGCCAAAGGCAGTTATAAGCATAGATGCCCACACTGACCTAATGCATGACTATCTTGATCATGGATCCTGGCTTGCTTATGCTCTCTCAGAAAGAATAATTGAAAAAGCCTCAATCATTGGGCCCGTCCTGATGATACCAACCACAGAAGGGACCGAACTATGGACAAGACGGGTTAAGATATTCCCTGCCCTGCCCAGAAGCAGGAAAACAAGAGGTAAATGGAAAGCTTACAAGAGCTTGAAGAATCATCCGATAGATGAGATAATAAAAGATACTAAAAAGTACCTTGGAGAAGAAATATATCTCACCATTGATTTGGATGTTCTCCTACCCGACTACAAAATTGCCCGATTTCAGCATGGTGAACTTACATTGGAGGAACTTCTCAACATCCTTGAAGAAATTAAGAGGAACTTCAACATCGTGGCATTTGATATAGCGGAGATTTCAGATAAGATAAAACGTTCCCGTTTAGGAAAAAAAGCCTTAGCTGATGTATTTCAATTGCTAAGCGGTGAGTAACAATGGCACTAAGCGATGAAGAGATAAGAAAAATAATAACCCCTCTCCTACTTTCAGGGGCAAAGATGCTCGACAAGCATTGCCCCAAGTGTGGCTCTCCCCTCTTTGAATTAAATGGAAGGGTCTTTTGTCCTGTGTGTGAACATCGAAAAAAACAAAGAAAAGCGGAGCTAAAGGGTATTGAGGAGATACTAATGGAGAAACTAAAGGTATTGGCAAACAATTTACCTGATGATATTGAGAAACTCGAAAAGCACTTAAGGGTCATGGAAAAGATAATTGAAATCCTGGAGAGATACAAAAAACTGGAGGGAGAAGAATGAAACATTTAAAGGTTTTAAACATTCTTAAAGGAAAAGAACTAACAGCTGAAGAAATTTCAAGAGAAGTTAGGATTTCTCATCCTGAAGTCAGAAGAATATTGCTTAGATTAGCAGAACAGGGAAAAGTGGAAAGCCTTCAGAAAGAGGGCAAAATACTCTGGAGGCTCAAGCAAAGAACCCGCGAAGAAGAGGAATTCAAATATGTATAAAAGAAAAAGGAGCTAAACTTTTGTTGCCTTCTCCCAGTATTCATTGAACTTTCCTTTAAAGAGGCTAACAACTCTAAAGTCTTTAATCCAGACTTGGGTCTCATAGTTGAAGTACCTGGCAGCCATGTCTTCAAGTGCAAAGAACACTTCCTCATCACAGATCAGCATTGGCAGTTCAAGAGTGTCAATAACCTTAAGTTCAAACTTTCCATTTTTGTAGTAGTCCATGAGCTTTGATGCCTGCAGTCTTGGGAGTATCTGCTTGGTAACAACAATTTTAACGGTAATACCTTTTTCGATAGCTTTAATGATGTCATCCTCAAGGTTTATTGCAACGTATCCATCGTCTGCAAGAAGTATCTCCTTCTGGACGCCCTCAAGCATTTCTTTTGTCTTGAGTGTTGAGTTTCTGATTCCTCTAACAACCCACACTCTCTCTACACCGTACTTTGGAATCTCTGTCTCTATCAATGGCGTCATGAGTTCAAGTAGCTCCTCCTTGGCCTTCCTCTTTGCCTCAAGCTCTTCTTTAACTCTCTCCTGCCACTCCTCAATGAATTTCTCAAGTATGTTTTTCGGGTGAACCGGTCTGTACTTGTTGACTTTGCCAGGTTGGCTGATGGCAAAGCCCTTCTTCTCCAAGCTCCTCAACACATCGTAAGTTCTTGGTGCTGGGACTTCAGAAACGCTGGCCAACTCCGCTGGAGTAAGAACTCCAAACGCGACCAAGGCAACATATGCCCTTGCTTCGTATAAGTTCAATTCAAAATGTTCTTGTAAAAGTTCTACCATTCTGTCTTTTGCCATTTTTACCACCATCATGGTTCTGTTAAAATATATGTGAGCCAAAGGTATATAACTTTTTTCCAACTCAATTAGTTTTACATCTTATTTAAACTTCTGATTTTAACATAACTTCATCTGATTTTATCAATGTTGCATGCATATACAAAACCTTTACTCAGTTATAATTTTAAATCTTTTGGTTCAGGCAACAATATTGATCAAATGCAACAATATATTACTAAACAAAGTAGATAACAAGAAGAAGAACAGACATCACTTTAAGATGTACTGTTTAATTTCCTCATACATATTGCTGAGAACTTCCTGATAATCTGCTTTGTTTTCCTCTACCAAGTCCATAAGCTCTTCAAGCTGCCTCGTCCTTTCTTCACTTACAAGCTCTTTGTATTTACTTATGAGATAGTGATAGACTTTAGTTCCAAGTTCCGTTGGGACTAACTTCTTCCTTCCCTTTGTCTCAATGACATAGTGTCTGTCCAAAAGGGTCTTAACAATCTTTGCATAGGTGGATGGTCTTCCAATCTTACGCTCTTTCATAAGGGCAATCAGATCACCCTGAGTGTAAAGGGAAACTTTTGGTGCTCTCCATTTCTTAACTTCAATGACTTTGAGCTTCTGTCCTTTTTCAAGCCTTGGTAACTGTTTTAATGGGGGTGCCCTTAATTTAGTCCAGCCATCAAAGATTATTTCAACGTATCCTTCAATCTCAGTCTTGGCAATTCTTGCATCGATCACAGCTTTTTCATAGAGAACTTTCGCAGCTTTCATCTGCGATGCCATGAACCGCTTAAATATCATGTCATAAAGCCTGAAATGATCTCTTGTAAGTCCCCTTGCAAGGGTAATGATACCATCTCTCAGCAGTTGCATTAATCTTCCGGTGTCAATTGGTCTTGTGGGTCTTATACACTCGTGTGCTCCCTCTTCACCCCATTTTCTTGGAGCGAAGTATTCTTCTCCAATTTCTTCGCTAATGTATTCCTTTGCAACTTCAATACCCGTGTTGCTGACATGAGTTGAATCAGTTCTGTGATAAGTAATAAGACCAAGCTCGAAAAGATCCTGTGCCAATTGCATTGTATGAGGAGCGGAAAATCCTAAGAACCTTGAAGCATCTTGAAGCATTGTATCTGTGGTATATGGTGGGAATGGGTTTATCTCCTTCTCCTCAATCTGTACATCCTCAACGATTATCTCGTTGACTTCGTCTTTAACGCCTTCAAGGGTTACGCTTAAGCCGTTCTCCAAAGTCAGCGCCATGAAATCTGTCTCGCTCTCTACAAATTCCTTGTATCTCTGTATCACCCATCCAAGAACTGGCGTCTGAACTCTACCAGCCGATAAGTTTCTGCTCTCAAAAACTTCCCACAGCTTTTGGCTGAGCTCGAATCCAATCCATCTGTCCTCTATTCTCCTCACTAATTGGGCATTGACCCTAAACTCATTAACGTCTCTCGCTTCATTCAATGCTTTCAATATGGCAGGTCTTGTAACTTCGTGGAACTCAATACGCTTGATATTTGGGGTGTAAGGACTCAGGACATTCCTGATATCCCATGCAATCTTTTCTCCCTCTACATCTGGGTCAGTCCCTATGAGAATTTCATCAACTTCCTGAGCTATCTCACGCATTGCAATTACATTTTCCAGAGCATCCCTAACATTCCTTGAGCCACATCTTGGACAGACTCCTCTCTCCTCCCAGTCAACGAACTGATGACCGCAGTCTCTACAGCGTTTTATTGTGTCATAGACTGGTATGAAGTAGAGCTTCCCATCTCTCTCCTCTATGAGAACGCCGTGATAACCTTCCGTTGTAACGAGGTCGAACATGTGCCCGCCGCTTGCCAGAATCGTGAGCATTCTGTCGCCTATGCTGACTTCATATGCCACCAAGTCGCCAATCCTTCTCTTGCTTGGCTGTCCAAAGAAATTAGCAATTGTTCTGGCTTTATTCGGAGATTCAACTATCATGAGGGCAGACTTAACTAAATCCTTGGTCTTTTCACTTATCTTTCCAGCAAGAATTAGTCTGACTTTCTCCCTATCAGAGTCAATCTCTCTCAAAAGCTCCTCAAGATTAAGCTCTTCAAACGGCTTCATTTCGAACTCAGCAAAGCGCCATCTCATCTGCCTCTTCAAGCCGTTGAAGACCTTTTCGTTGTCCACTATTATTACGCTCAGGCCCTTTGTAATTCCACCAGCAAAGAGACGTGAGGTTCTTCCGCTTGCCTGGATGTAAGTTCTAACATCTGGGATCTCAATGTACCATTTTCCCTCCTCTTCTTTGAGGCTGACGAATGGATCTTCTTCTATGCGTTTGAGCACTTCTTCTTTCTTTAGAACTCTCCTCAAGAACTCAACGCTCTGTTTGAACACTTCAAGGACATGGCTGTGGAATCCTTCCAACGGCAGACCTTCAGCCAATGCCTCTTCAATTTTCATCAATTCAAACTGTGGAATGTTTCTAATCAAACGCCTCAAGCGAGCATAAAGCCTTTCGCCTTCTCTTCTATCTTCCTCATCGAGGAATTCCATGACTTCACTCATCAATCCTAAGACCCTGTAAATTGTGGGTTGCTCTAAGTCAAGGCTGAACCTGAATTTCGGCACGCCTGTAAAGATTGCGTATCTGATCAAGTGTGGCAGATCTAATCCCCTAACTATTGTTCCATAATAGGTTGCAACACCAACCAAATAGTCAATTTCTTCGTTTTCAAACTTCTCCAGGCCTTTCTTGTTTCTTGCAGAGACAAGCTCAACCTTGAAGCCTTTTTCTTGAAGATACTGTGTAAGCTTCTCAGCATAACTAATTCCTTGATCAATTGGGACAAATATTAATCCTCCCTTACCAAGTTTTGTCAAAAGTTCTTCAACATGTTCCTCAATTGACTTCTCTGGGAAGAGATAGCTGTCAACAACGTTTCTCAACGCTGACCTTCCGCTTCCTACTTCGAAGTCTAAAAGCTCACGGTAGAGCTTTATCCTATCTCCCCTTGCGCTTCCAGTTGCTGAAGCTACAATTAATACTCCAATTTTATTCTCCCGCTTGAACTTTCTTATTTCTCTCTCAAGCTTGTTAATCTGCTTGTTGAGTTCCTTCAACTGTTCTTGCTTGTCTGGGCTGTTGCCATTAAGGAATTTTGCCATCTGCTTCTTCAGCCTTATAATTTCCCATGCCTTCTGGATTATCTCTTCTGTAAAGCCGAGCAGAATAAGGGAGCGGTCAATGTTCTTTGAGGCTTTCAGAAATGCATCAACATCATCAACGAAGATAAAGTCAAATCTCTTATCCTTGAGCATCTCATCAAAGTTTCTCGCAAGCCACTGGGCTGAAGTTATGAGAATATCAAAATCCCCGCTCATGATTTTTTCAGTCATCTCCTCTTTTTCCTTCTTCTTCATGCCACCGTGGTAATAAGCGAGGTTGATCTCAATTCCAGCCCTTTCTGCAAATGTTTTCACTCTCTTAATTGTCTGCACCACAAGCGGTGTTGTTGGTAAGACTATGTAACTCTTCTTTTTCTTTTTGGCATAATACAATGCCATGAATGATCCAAAAACACTTTTACCCATGCCTGTTGGAGCTATGATGGAAAAGCTCTTGTTTTTAATTAGCCTCTTTACCCAGGTTTTTTGGGCACTCCAGAAGTTGAAACCCGTGGCTTTCTCAAAGAGATCTTCAATTTCCCTCAGCTTCTTCTCAAGCTTGTAGATATTCTCCCAGTGCTTCAGTGTTCTACGCAGCTTGAGAGCTTCTCTAATGCCCGTTATCAAATCAAAGTAAATTTCAGCCTGAATTTCCCTATCGAGACAAACATCACATGGATGCTTCTTGTACAAGCGTTCATCACTAATCCTATCCTCACAGTTTGGACACATTTCCCTATAAATCGCTTTCATTTTCTCACCCTCTAATGTTCTATTTAGGTAATGCAAAGTTTATAAGGGTTTTTTAGATTCCCATTGTGGGTGGGACAATGATAATCGAGAGAATTAAGCTTAAGGCTGAGCTCACAGAAGAGCAGTATGAGAGAGCAATAAAGCTTGTAGAAAAGCTAAAATCAACGTTTGCAAACGTTCTCGTGAAAAAATTCAAAACACAAGAAAAGATAAGCTTTATTGATGTGGATTTAGGTGTAAGGTTGAATTTTGATGTGATAATTGGAAATCGTGGTAAGCCCTTTATAGCTGTAGAAATGGGAGGAAATAAGTCAAAATATGCCTTTCAGATAATGAAATTTTTCCTTGACGAGCTCGGTGTTGAGTATTCCTTCGATTTTGACGGAAAAGAAGTTTATGACACGTTGAAGAGGAGAATTAAGGCAAAGAGCCTGCTGGATTATTTGACATAAATTTTTTCAATTCTTCAAGCTCTCTCTCAAGCTCCTCGATGAGCTCATAATCATAAAAGACTTTCTTAAATTCCCCAAACTGTATGAGCAAGGACTCATAAAATTCCTCTGAAAACTCCCTCTTTAGCAGAGCAAGAGCTTTCCTGAATAACCTCGCAGCTTCGCTTCCACTCTCATCGTGATTCACATAATAGATCAGCTCCTTTAAGACAATGGACTTTCCAATCTCTGGATTTTCAAAAATGATCTCATCTACAACAGCCTGTGGCGAGAGTTCCACTAAATGGCTTGAAGTCTCAAAATATCTCCCATTTTCAAAAGCTTCCAGCACAGCAAATACATGCT
This genomic window contains:
- a CDS encoding arginase family protein, producing MVTFIPFGEKPNREGVMYVLNFLQKNKLIEDYMVVESNTIELLSERLPVDEAYIIGDHLATYGILQKLKPKAVISIDAHTDLMHDYLDHGSWLAYALSERIIEKASIIGPVLMIPTTEGTELWTRRVKIFPALPRSRKTRGKWKAYKSLKNHPIDEIIKDTKKYLGEEIYLTIDLDVLLPDYKIARFQHGELTLEELLNILEEIKRNFNIVAFDIAEISDKIKRSRLGKKALADVFQLLSGE
- a CDS encoding Sjogren's syndrome/scleroderma autoantigen 1 family protein gives rise to the protein MALSDEEIRKIITPLLLSGAKMLDKHCPKCGSPLFELNGRVFCPVCEHRKKQRKAELKGIEEILMEKLKVLANNLPDDIEKLEKHLRVMEKIIEILERYKKLEGEE
- a CDS encoding ArsR family transcriptional regulator; this translates as MKHLKVLNILKGKELTAEEISREVRISHPEVRRILLRLAEQGKVESLQKEGKILWRLKQRTREEEEFKYV
- the trmBL2 gene encoding HTH-type transcriptional regulator TrmBL2, whose protein sequence is MAKDRMVELLQEHFELNLYEARAYVALVAFGVLTPAELASVSEVPAPRTYDVLRSLEKKGFAISQPGKVNKYRPVHPKNILEKFIEEWQERVKEELEAKRKAKEELLELMTPLIETEIPKYGVERVWVVRGIRNSTLKTKEMLEGVQKEILLADDGYVAINLEDDIIKAIEKGITVKIVVTKQILPRLQASKLMDYYKNGKFELKVIDTLELPMLICDEEVFFALEDMAARYFNYETQVWIKDFRVVSLFKGKFNEYWEKATKV
- the rgy gene encoding reverse gyrase; this encodes MKAIYREMCPNCEDRISDERLYKKHPCDVCLDREIQAEIYFDLITGIREALKLRRTLKHWENIYKLEKKLREIEDLFEKATGFNFWSAQKTWVKRLIKNKSFSIIAPTGMGKSVFGSFMALYYAKKKKKSYIVLPTTPLVVQTIKRVKTFAERAGIEINLAYYHGGMKKKEKEEMTEKIMSGDFDILITSAQWLARNFDEMLKDKRFDFIFVDDVDAFLKASKNIDRSLILLGFTEEIIQKAWEIIRLKKQMAKFLNGNSPDKQEQLKELNKQINKLEREIRKFKRENKIGVLIVASATGSARGDRIKLYRELLDFEVGSGRSALRNVVDSYLFPEKSIEEHVEELLTKLGKGGLIFVPIDQGISYAEKLTQYLQEKGFKVELVSARNKKGLEKFENEEIDYLVGVATYYGTIVRGLDLPHLIRYAIFTGVPKFRFSLDLEQPTIYRVLGLMSEVMEFLDEEDRREGERLYARLRRLIRNIPQFELMKIEEALAEGLPLEGFHSHVLEVFKQSVEFLRRVLKKEEVLKRIEEDPFVSLKEEEGKWYIEIPDVRTYIQASGRTSRLFAGGITKGLSVIIVDNEKVFNGLKRQMRWRFAEFEMKPFEELNLEELLREIDSDREKVRLILAGKISEKTKDLVKSALMIVESPNKARTIANFFGQPSKRRIGDLVAYEVSIGDRMLTILASGGHMFDLVTTEGYHGVLIEERDGKLYFIPVYDTIKRCRDCGHQFVDWEERGVCPRCGSRNVRDALENVIAMREIAQEVDEILIGTDPDVEGEKIAWDIRNVLSPYTPNIKRIEFHEVTRPAILKALNEARDVNEFRVNAQLVRRIEDRWIGFELSQKLWEVFESRNLSAGRVQTPVLGWVIQRYKEFVESETDFMALTLENGLSVTLEGVKDEVNEIIVEDVQIEEKEINPFPPYTTDTMLQDASRFLGFSAPHTMQLAQDLFELGLITYHRTDSTHVSNTGIEVAKEYISEEIGEEYFAPRKWGEEGAHECIRPTRPIDTGRLMQLLRDGIITLARGLTRDHFRLYDMIFKRFMASQMKAAKVLYEKAVIDARIAKTEIEGYVEIIFDGWTKLRAPPLKQLPRLEKGQKLKVIEVKKWRAPKVSLYTQGDLIALMKERKIGRPSTYAKIVKTLLDRHYVIETKGRKKLVPTELGTKVYHYLISKYKELVSEERTRQLEELMDLVEENKADYQEVLSNMYEEIKQYILK
- a CDS encoding SWIM zinc finger family protein, translating into MNNAKKKGEQYFKKGKVLWVLKYKNKLYGKILGTYPYYVEVDIKSGKNRCTCPIGKDCKHVFAVLEAFENGRYFETSSHLVELSPQAVVDEIIFENPEIGKSIVLKELIYYVNHDESGSEAARLFRKALALLKREFSEEFYESLLIQFGEFKKVFYDYELIEELERELEELKKFMSNNPAGSLP